TATGGGAAACAACATCTCCATATATGAAGCAATAATAAGGGATGATAGGGCCAAACATACTAGAGAAAGATGGCCCTCGTGTAAAAAAAATGACATGTCCAGGTCTAAGCACCACATTATTTGTGTTGTGTCTCGTCTGTGGGACTGACATAACACTATCATACGACATGATCTAGTCCCTTCAACCAAAACACATTCTCTCAGTGAACAACCACAAATACATCCTCCCGGTAACCATGCATTTTCATTCTTAAAACATGTCAAATTCATATTCTCCTCCCACTTCTCATCCTCTTCCTTCCACTTTAGATCCATAGTTATCGTCACCACCATATGTTCTCCCTGCGATCACAAATATGCGTTCACTCCCCCTTTGTCTCTTCATGCTTCGTCACTGCAATTGATGTCATGACAGCAGTACGACACTGGTTGTGTCTTAATTACCACTTTACACACTTTCCCATTCTCTATAGGACACTGGTTTGCTAGTCGCGTATCCCTTGTGCCTTTGTCTGGATTTACAAGTTAGTGATGCCCCACTCCCCTTGTTCCCCAAGATGAAGACAAGTAGCTACACCGTGACAAGTGCTTCTAGGCATGAGGACAATGTACAAGTTCGACAGTGAATCCGTCGTGTCCGACAAGATCGGAAATGGCTCGAGAATGaatggaagaagaaaaaaaaatctatcCAGCAAGTGGTAGCTTGATTTTTTTTTCTTCGAAACCTTCATTTCTAAATGGAGCTGCTTTGAGATAAATTGAAACCACCGATTTCTCATCGCATTGCCATGCATTTTCTTAATAAAATATCGCCATGTTTATACTTTATACAATACTCAATAGATATATTCCCATATGATAAAAAATAAATTAATACCTTGTTCTAAAAAAATTAATACCTGCCAGCACAGAAAATTATACGGTAATGTTTCCCTTCATATATTTTTTTGCATGGAGTTTTCCTTTCATACTACTCATTTAGAGGTAGTACCTTAAGGCGTATATAATCACCAGCCAAACGGTGAAAAAAGGGCTGTATTAATACGTACGGGATTCGTATGCGCCTGGTGGGATCGATTACTGTCCTCCACATAGCAAAACGACCAAGATACGTGAGTAGGAACAATGGAGTGCCACCGTACTGTTAGTTCGGTCGTGCTCGTGCtcgtgctcgtgctgctgctccggTGGCCGGCGTTGAGCTCTGCGTCTGTGCCGGTGTCGAGGACCATCACCGTGGACAGTAAAGGGGGAGGAGATTTCAGGAGCATTCAGTCGGCGGTGAACCTCATCCCGGACGGCAACCGCCAGTGGGTCAGGATCCACGTCCGGGCAGGGGGCTACAGGTACGTCTTGCTACACAGTTCGGTATTGCTTCAAGATGTGGTAAGCAAGTATGGTTATGATGGTATACGTGGTGCATGCAGGGAGAAGGTGACCATCCCAAAGACGAAAGGCTACACCTTGCTGGAAGGGGAGGGCCACTCCAGCACGGAAATCTACTTCGACGACCACGCCCACGGCAGCACCGACGGCCTGATGCGCCGCGGTGCCGATGCGATGCTGACGCACGAGACCGCCACCTTCAGTGTCTACGCGGACGACTTCGTTGCCCGGGACGTCGCCTTCACCAACACGCACAACCGCGTCAACAAAAGCCACGTCACCCAAGCGCTCGCGGCGCTGGTCGGCGGTGACCGAATCGCCTTCCACCGCTGCGCCTTCAACGGCTTCGAGGACACGCTCTGCGACAACACCGGCCGGCACTACTTCCGTGAATGCTTCATCAAGGGCGGCGTCGACTTCATCTTCGGCTACGCCCGGTCCATCTACGACGGCTGCACCCTTGTGTCCACCATACCCTCGTGGTACGGCCGCCGCCGTGCCGGGTGGGTGACGGCGCACGCCAGGCGCCACGCCGGTGACCCCGGCGGTTTTGTGTTCAAGGGTGGGGAGCTCCGAGGCACCGGGCGCCAGTACCTCGGACGCGCGTGGAACAAATACGCCACGGTCGTCTACTACCACGTGAACATGTCCAGCGTCGTCGTTCCGCAGGGGTGGGCTCCGTGGTACGCCGGCAACAATACTAACGATGTCCTGTTCGCAGAGGTTGGGTGCACCGGCCCCGGGTCAGACATGGCCAGGAGAGTGCCATGGGAGAAGCATCTCAGCAAGGCAGAGGTGAAGAAGTTCGTGGACATGAGCTGCTTCATCGACGACGGTTGGCTAAGCAAGCAGCCATAGCCGGGGATTGATCGGATCACGAGTAGCTGGCTGCACGCATATAGCATAGGAAATAGCAGGATGAATTGCGAGCTTACACTCATTTCACCTTGCGCGCGGTCTAGAGAGGAAGGGGCCGGGCCTTCTTTTTTTTCACAGGAAAAGGACTTTATTTCTCAAACAATAGAAAGGTCATTTACAGTAAGGTGAGAAATAAAATCCGGGGGATTGAACAATTCCCAACTTTAGAAGATCTACTACTATGGAAAAAATTTGCAATGCTATCCGCTCCTCCATTACCCTCACGGGACCATTTTATAACTTCAGACACGGACAAGTTTAGCACCAGTTCTTTGCATTCCAAAACCACAACCACTTCCGCTCCTAAATACTCTTCCTGATTTAGTGCATCGGCAGCAACCAAACTATCAGATTCGAGGATTAGTGAGCTGCACCAAATCTTCGCTGGCATGTAGTAGCCATTGCGAATAGCCATTATTTCTGCCATATCCACAGAAGGGACATGCGGTATAAAGCATGAGGCTACCACGACAAATTAAGCCATGGTCATCGCGAGCTACTGCACCCGTACCTCCCGTCATATTTTCCGCACAAAAGGATGCATCCACATTAATTTTAACTATCCCTCTCTTTGATTTTTGCCACATGTGATCACGTTTCATCACTGGTCGGTTAGGAGTTGCAGCATGGGGAAAGTTTGTTGCTAGAACTTTGATGgacattgccgttcgatctggTTGACGGAATGTTTCACCTTTGATAAACTTTCATCATTGCCACCAGATAAACTAGCTACCAACTGCAATAAGTTCAGCCATTGGTAGCTCACTTATACAGTTTTATCGTctcataaggctggtcatagtggagagtaagagtacatagactagtaa
This region of Triticum aestivum cultivar Chinese Spring chromosome 2D, IWGSC CS RefSeq v2.1, whole genome shotgun sequence genomic DNA includes:
- the LOC123048770 gene encoding probable pectinesterase 66: MKTSSYTVTSASRHEDNVQVRHSVVLVLVLVLLLRWPALSSASVPVSRTITVDSKGGGDFRSIQSAVNLIPDGNRQWVRIHVRAGGYREKVTIPKTKGYTLLEGEGHSSTEIYFDDHAHGSTDGLMRRGADAMLTHETATFSVYADDFVARDVAFTNTHNRVNKSHVTQALAALVGGDRIAFHRCAFNGFEDTLCDNTGRHYFRECFIKGGVDFIFGYARSIYDGCTLVSTIPSWYGRRRAGWVTAHARRHAGDPGGFVFKGGELRGTGRQYLGRAWNKYATVVYYHVNMSSVVVPQGWAPWYAGNNTNDVLFAEVGCTGPGSDMARRVPWEKHLSKAEVKKFVDMSCFIDDGWLSKQP